From one Bacillus sp. FJAT-42376 genomic stretch:
- a CDS encoding NAD(P)/FAD-dependent oxidoreductase: MNRIYDVIIVGAGPAGIFASYELSTLMPDAKILLIDKGHDIYRRNCPILQKKIEKCPPPAGKKDFSGCLPACSITNGFGGAGAYSDGKFNITSEFGGWMTDYLPESTVIDLIKYVDQINLHHGAAETITDPLTDKVKEIERRGYAAGLKLLRAQVRHLGTEQNLEILKSIYEYLSVKIEMQFKTEVEDLITVKTDGSYHVKGILLKNGEEILADKVMVSPGRDGSTWLGGLLKKRRLSMISNQVDIGVRVETSNVVMQEINEHLYEGKFIFNTSVGTRVRTFCSNPSGHVVVENHSGTMLANGHAYKDPNLGSSNTNFALLVSHTFSDPFDQPNEYAHEVSRLANSLSSGGLIVQKYGDILKGRRSTENRIKEGFLEPTLKEAVPGDLGLALPYNTMKSLIEMTEALDKVTPGLASEHTLFYGVEAKFYSARPKLNDRFETEISGLYAGGDGAGITRGLAQAGACGVWIARDIASKKQASRKAEVFA, encoded by the coding sequence TTGAACCGTATATATGATGTAATTATAGTAGGAGCAGGACCGGCTGGTATCTTTGCTTCTTATGAACTTTCTACTTTAATGCCGGATGCAAAAATCCTGCTGATTGATAAAGGACATGATATTTATCGCAGGAATTGTCCGATTCTTCAGAAGAAAATTGAAAAATGCCCGCCACCGGCGGGAAAAAAAGATTTTTCGGGCTGTCTCCCTGCGTGTTCCATTACCAATGGATTTGGCGGAGCGGGTGCCTATTCAGACGGAAAATTTAATATAACAAGTGAATTCGGCGGCTGGATGACCGACTATCTTCCTGAAAGTACGGTAATCGACCTCATTAAATACGTGGACCAAATTAATTTGCATCATGGAGCGGCAGAAACGATCACCGATCCTCTGACAGATAAGGTGAAAGAAATCGAACGGAGAGGGTATGCCGCAGGATTGAAATTGCTTAGAGCCCAGGTGCGCCATCTTGGAACGGAACAAAACCTGGAAATACTGAAAAGCATTTATGAGTATCTTTCTGTGAAAATTGAGATGCAGTTCAAAACAGAAGTGGAAGATTTGATTACGGTTAAAACGGATGGAAGCTATCATGTAAAAGGGATTTTGCTGAAAAATGGAGAAGAAATTCTCGCGGACAAAGTAATGGTTTCTCCAGGGCGGGATGGATCCACATGGCTTGGAGGCCTTTTGAAAAAACGCCGGCTGTCTATGATCAGCAATCAGGTGGATATCGGGGTACGGGTTGAAACCTCCAATGTGGTCATGCAGGAAATCAATGAGCATTTATATGAAGGGAAATTTATCTTCAATACGTCGGTCGGCACGAGAGTCCGGACTTTTTGCAGCAATCCCTCAGGACATGTGGTGGTAGAAAATCACTCGGGAACGATGCTTGCGAATGGACATGCATACAAAGATCCGAATCTCGGAAGCAGCAACACGAACTTTGCTCTGCTTGTGTCCCATACGTTTTCGGATCCGTTCGATCAGCCGAATGAATACGCTCATGAAGTTTCCAGGCTGGCCAACAGTCTGTCAAGCGGCGGATTAATCGTACAGAAATATGGAGACATTTTAAAAGGGCGCCGGTCTACGGAAAACCGGATCAAAGAAGGTTTCCTTGAGCCTACACTAAAAGAGGCGGTGCCTGGAGATCTTGGTCTTGCTCTTCCATACAATACGATGAAAAGCCTGATTGAAATGACGGAGGCCCTTGATAAGGTGACCCCTGGTCTTGCGTCTGAACACACTCTCTTCTATGGAGTCGAAGCGAAATTTTACTCTGCCCGTCCTAAATTAAATGACCGCTTTGAAACAGAAATCAGCGGTCTTTATGCAGGCGGCGATGGAGCAGGGATTACTAGGGGGCTCGCTCAGGCAGGAGCCTGCGGAGTATGGATTGCCCGGGATATTGCCAGTAAAAAGCAGGCATCAAGGAAAGCGGAAGTATTCGCCTAA
- the wecB gene encoding UDP-N-acetylglucosamine 2-epimerase (non-hydrolyzing), producing the protein MKVMTVFGTRPEGIKMAPLVNCLKNDPEVHHVCVNTAQHRDMLDQVMAIFQISPDYDFNIMKYAQTPETISTSILTELSKVLNAEKPDIVLVHGDTTTAFISSYAAFLKQIPVGHVEAGLRTGNRYSPFPEEMNRKLIDQLATYHFAVTEGNKENLMNEGIDEKNILVTGNTVIDALLEAASKPFHFAPPLKDVVEKSGRILLMTTHRRENLQKLQGVYEAINQIVRMYPDLQVIFPVHKNPLVRKAVEQSLHPSSRIHIAEPLDYLSFAHLMKASYVILTDSGGIQEEAPALGKPVFVARENTERPEGEKAGTIKLAGLNSARIIEEICFVLDDEGAYQKMAQAVNPYGDGLSSQRIKDFLLKTYRSQGGL; encoded by the coding sequence ATGAAAGTAATGACGGTTTTTGGAACAAGACCCGAGGGAATCAAGATGGCTCCTTTGGTCAACTGTCTGAAAAATGACCCCGAGGTACACCATGTTTGTGTAAATACGGCTCAGCACCGCGACATGCTGGATCAAGTGATGGCCATCTTTCAAATAAGTCCCGATTATGATTTTAATATTATGAAGTATGCCCAAACACCGGAAACGATCAGCACCTCCATCCTTACGGAGCTATCGAAAGTACTGAATGCAGAAAAACCGGATATCGTCCTTGTACACGGGGATACAACCACCGCATTCATCAGCAGTTATGCTGCGTTTTTAAAGCAAATTCCGGTAGGACATGTCGAAGCAGGTCTCAGGACTGGAAACCGTTATTCCCCCTTCCCGGAAGAAATGAACCGGAAGCTCATTGATCAGCTGGCTACGTACCATTTTGCTGTCACAGAAGGCAATAAAGAGAATTTGATGAATGAGGGAATCGACGAAAAAAACATTCTTGTCACCGGAAATACTGTCATTGATGCCTTGCTTGAAGCAGCCAGCAAGCCCTTCCATTTTGCGCCTCCCCTAAAAGATGTTGTAGAAAAGAGCGGCAGAATTTTGCTGATGACGACACACCGGAGAGAAAATCTGCAAAAGCTCCAGGGAGTCTATGAGGCGATCAATCAGATTGTCCGCATGTATCCCGATCTTCAGGTGATTTTCCCCGTTCATAAAAATCCGCTCGTCCGCAAAGCAGTCGAACAATCCCTTCATCCGAGCAGCCGGATCCATATTGCCGAACCGCTTGACTACCTCAGCTTTGCCCATCTCATGAAAGCATCCTATGTCATTTTAACGGATTCGGGCGGCATCCAGGAGGAGGCTCCTGCTCTCGGCAAGCCTGTTTTTGTTGCCAGGGAAAATACGGAGCGGCCTGAAGGGGAAAAGGCGGGGACCATCAAGCTTGCCGGCTTAAATTCAGCCCGGATCATTGAGGAAATCTGCTTCGTTCTGGACGACGAAGGCGCTTATCAGAAAATGGCACAGGCTGTCAATCCATATGGTGATGGATTATCCAGTCAGAGAATTAAGGATTTTTTATTAAAAACATACCGTTCCCAGGGCGGACTATAA
- a CDS encoding glycosyltransferase, translated as MSKNKVLIGSPIHQKPDILREFLYSLEHLNQEDTELSYYFIDDNKDPESSRLLYEFKQKADRVEIERSSYSDVYVKDHSTHYWNEHLVWKVAAFKDKIIKYADEQMFDYLFLVDSDLLLYPETISHLARQDKDIISEVFWTRWQPDSMEQPQVWLSDEYTQYQKGRGDQLSDEEANSRFHQFISQMKTPGVYEVGGLGACTLLSRKALQKGVRFGQIYNLSFWGEDRHFCIRAAALGFTLYADTHYPPYHIYRDQDLKGADDFFLKAHKKSRITIHQEYKPKLTLSMIVRNEENRFLKEMLEHHAPCIDYAVIINDGSTDRTLEICKESLSGVPHMIVSNDASKFHNEIELRKQQWDETIATNPDWILSLDADEFLEDGFCGELQQLMKNKEYDLHSFRLYDFWSETHYREDHYWRAHQVFRPFLVRYRPGFPYQWREAALHCGRMPENVFQLSNAISPLRVKHFGWSREKDRIAKYKRYTELDPDSLYGVKEQYESILDPHPHLIEWKD; from the coding sequence ATGAGCAAGAATAAGGTATTGATTGGCAGCCCCATTCATCAGAAGCCGGATATTTTAAGAGAGTTCCTTTACTCATTAGAGCATTTGAATCAGGAGGATACGGAACTCAGTTATTACTTTATTGACGACAATAAGGATCCGGAATCCAGCCGCCTGCTTTACGAATTTAAGCAAAAGGCTGACCGTGTGGAAATTGAGCGCTCATCCTATTCAGATGTTTATGTAAAAGATCATTCTACTCATTATTGGAATGAACATCTTGTCTGGAAGGTAGCGGCTTTTAAAGACAAGATAATCAAGTATGCGGATGAACAAATGTTCGATTACTTGTTTCTCGTTGACTCGGATCTCCTCCTCTATCCCGAGACCATATCGCATCTGGCGAGACAGGATAAAGATATTATTTCTGAAGTATTCTGGACGAGGTGGCAGCCTGACTCGATGGAGCAGCCCCAAGTATGGCTATCCGATGAATATACCCAATATCAAAAAGGAAGAGGAGACCAGCTTTCGGATGAAGAAGCAAATTCCCGCTTTCATCAATTTATCAGCCAAATGAAAACCCCGGGCGTGTATGAGGTGGGGGGACTGGGTGCCTGTACCCTGCTTTCCAGAAAAGCTCTGCAGAAAGGGGTCCGGTTCGGCCAGATTTATAATCTTTCATTCTGGGGAGAAGACCGGCACTTTTGCATCAGGGCTGCAGCACTCGGTTTTACGCTTTATGCCGATACGCACTATCCACCTTATCATATTTACCGTGATCAGGATTTGAAGGGAGCAGACGATTTCTTTCTAAAGGCCCATAAAAAATCCAGGATTACGATTCATCAAGAGTATAAGCCGAAACTCACTTTATCGATGATTGTCCGGAATGAAGAAAATAGATTTCTCAAGGAAATGCTTGAGCATCACGCCCCGTGTATTGATTATGCCGTCATTATCAATGACGGCAGTACAGACCGGACGCTCGAAATATGCAAAGAAAGTTTAAGCGGGGTTCCTCATATGATTGTTTCAAATGACGCCTCGAAGTTTCATAATGAAATTGAATTGCGTAAACAGCAGTGGGATGAGACCATTGCCACCAATCCGGATTGGATTTTAAGCCTGGATGCAGACGAATTTTTAGAAGACGGTTTTTGCGGAGAGCTTCAACAGCTGATGAAGAATAAAGAGTATGATCTGCACTCCTTCCGGCTCTATGATTTTTGGAGTGAAACCCATTACCGGGAGGATCATTATTGGAGAGCGCACCAGGTATTCCGCCCGTTTCTGGTCAGATACAGGCCTGGATTCCCTTATCAATGGAGGGAGGCTGCGCTGCACTGCGGCAGAATGCCGGAAAACGTTTTCCAGCTTTCAAACGCGATATCACCTCTCCGGGTCAAACATTTTGGATGGTCCCGTGAAAAAGACCGTATCGCAAAATATAAGAGATATACAGAACTTGATCCTGATTCCCTGTACGGAGTAAAGGAGCAATATGAGTCCATATTGGACCCGCATCCGCATTTAATCGAGTGGAAGGATTGA
- a CDS encoding aspartate aminotransferase family protein has translation MKRSYLIKPVLDEQLPEIAFGRGVYLYGADGKEYLDGSSGAITCNIGHGVKEITDAMNEQAKKVSFVYRSHFTSKSAEMLADMLAEQLPGDLNWSFFVNSGSEAAETAMKMAIQYWQEKGRPSKTAVLSRWRSYHGITMGALSLSGYPERRVRFTGHLASSPDVCAPYCFRCPLQQSYPSCQLMCADDLERSIKRMGEENIAAFMAEPIVGAAGACLTPPPGYYERIREICDRYDVLFIADEVMTGMGRTGKILAIEHWDCMPDIAVLGKGLGAGYSPIAAAVASDKVMKSFRDGTRVIMSGHTYSGNPQSAAAALAVLHYLKKHSLAAHAAKQGQDLMEKLKEMQKSNPFIGDVRGRGLLIGMELVNQNHAPFPKQRRAGAKFIELAFKNGLILYPASAGIDGGDGDAVIIAPPLTITSQETADLLKRFKRTCSQFMQWQEEG, from the coding sequence GTGAAAAGAAGTTACCTCATTAAGCCTGTTTTAGACGAGCAGCTTCCGGAGATTGCATTTGGGAGAGGCGTTTATTTATATGGTGCGGACGGCAAGGAGTATTTGGATGGATCATCAGGCGCAATCACGTGCAACATTGGGCATGGTGTCAAAGAAATTACAGATGCAATGAATGAGCAGGCGAAAAAAGTGTCCTTTGTGTACCGTTCCCATTTTACGAGCAAATCGGCGGAGATGCTAGCGGACATGCTTGCAGAACAGCTGCCCGGTGATTTAAATTGGAGTTTTTTCGTAAACAGCGGATCAGAAGCAGCGGAAACAGCGATGAAAATGGCGATTCAATACTGGCAGGAAAAAGGGAGGCCGTCCAAAACCGCTGTTTTATCAAGATGGCGGAGCTACCACGGTATTACGATGGGGGCCCTGTCCCTCTCTGGATACCCGGAGCGCAGGGTAAGATTCACCGGCCATCTTGCTTCAAGTCCGGATGTATGTGCCCCATACTGCTTCCGCTGTCCGCTGCAGCAATCTTATCCTTCTTGCCAGCTCATGTGTGCGGATGATTTGGAGCGTTCCATTAAGCGAATGGGAGAAGAAAATATTGCAGCGTTTATGGCAGAGCCAATCGTAGGTGCTGCTGGAGCCTGTCTTACTCCGCCGCCAGGGTATTATGAACGGATCCGGGAAATTTGCGACCGGTATGATGTTCTCTTTATTGCGGATGAAGTCATGACCGGGATGGGGAGGACCGGGAAAATCCTGGCAATCGAGCACTGGGACTGTATGCCGGATATTGCGGTGCTCGGGAAGGGTCTGGGTGCCGGCTACAGTCCGATTGCAGCAGCGGTTGCTTCGGATAAAGTGATGAAATCCTTTCGGGATGGCACCCGTGTCATCATGAGCGGCCACACCTATAGCGGAAATCCCCAGTCAGCGGCAGCAGCCTTAGCCGTTTTGCATTATCTCAAAAAGCACAGCCTGGCCGCACATGCAGCTAAGCAGGGGCAGGATTTGATGGAGAAACTGAAAGAGATGCAGAAATCCAACCCATTTATCGGAGATGTGCGGGGAAGAGGGCTTTTAATTGGAATGGAATTGGTGAATCAAAACCATGCTCCTTTCCCTAAGCAGCGGAGAGCAGGAGCTAAATTCATTGAGCTTGCGTTTAAGAACGGCCTGATTCTGTATCCTGCAAGCGCCGGAATCGATGGAGGAGACGGCGATGCGGTCATTATAGCTCCGCCGCTGACCATTACAAGCCAGGAAACGGCAGACTTGCTCAAGCGATTCAAGAGAACGTGCAGCCAATTCATGCAATGGCAGGAGGAGGGGTAA
- a CDS encoding DUF1796 family putative cysteine peptidase: MSVDETLDKIKGSYDAVISLGDLCLSSIQLKKNSLRNFSGVLDWMASPRLNDVNRLLKNRFIGFFDEDHLRIIGYAAENIICVADDVYNLVSNHDFMTEEGNTLTYLGSYADVMEKYDRRIRRTLEKFDSANRILFVRTEGSYEDALELQNVLSQLVANDFRVLMINHTNVNEITDSCWGLEKICAVELPGDEKWNANDHLWAELLKDVTLSSDSRSELDSDSKMEEAYSGTVKAEETDPEAKPDEE; the protein is encoded by the coding sequence ATGAGTGTAGACGAAACTTTGGATAAAATTAAAGGATCCTATGACGCGGTCATCAGCTTAGGCGACCTGTGTTTAAGTTCCATCCAGCTTAAAAAGAATAGTCTGAGGAATTTCTCGGGTGTATTGGACTGGATGGCATCTCCCCGTCTAAACGATGTAAACCGGCTGCTGAAAAATCGATTTATCGGCTTTTTTGATGAAGATCATTTAAGGATTATCGGCTATGCAGCAGAAAACATCATCTGTGTGGCGGATGACGTGTACAATTTAGTATCCAACCATGACTTCATGACAGAAGAGGGCAATACACTGACCTATCTTGGCTCCTATGCAGATGTCATGGAGAAATATGACCGCAGGATCCGGCGGACTCTGGAGAAATTTGATTCAGCAAACCGGATCCTGTTTGTGAGAACAGAAGGATCGTATGAGGATGCCTTGGAGCTTCAGAATGTGTTATCACAACTGGTTGCCAATGACTTTCGTGTCCTGATGATTAACCATACAAACGTCAACGAGATAACCGACAGCTGCTGGGGGCTTGAAAAAATCTGTGCTGTTGAACTTCCCGGAGACGAGAAATGGAACGCAAATGATCACTTGTGGGCTGAATTGCTAAAAGATGTAACCCTCTCTTCAGACAGCCGGTCAGAACTTGATTCAGATTCGAAAATGGAAGAAGCTTACTCTGGAACGGTGAAAGCAGAAGAAACAGATCCAGAAGCAAAACCGGATGAGGAATAG
- a CDS encoding YjcZ family sporulation protein produces MYGYPGYGYGHGGYGSSFVLIVVLFILLIIVGAAYIGY; encoded by the coding sequence ATGTACGGTTACCCTGGATATGGATACGGTCATGGCGGTTATGGAAGCAGCTTCGTACTTATCGTTGTGTTATTCATTTTGCTGATTATCGTAGGAGCTGCCTACATCGGATATTAA
- a CDS encoding glycosyltransferase family 2 protein, with the protein MATISLCMIVKNEEDVIGRCLESVKDIVDEIIIVDTGSTDQTKKIVSSFTKKIFDFKWVDDFAKARNFSFKKATKEYILWLDADDIFLEEDQKKLSLLKKNLDPSVDSVSMFYNLTMDENGKPVMRLRRNRLVKRSRGFKWIGPVHEYLEVGGHIITSDAAVTHASIHHDSDRNLRIYENRLKQGEKFSPRDLFYFANELKDHQQYERAVEYYEAFLSEGKGWIEDNIAACGKLADCYHELSNQEKMINSVLRSFHYESPRPEFCCRLAYTFFEKMDYHSAIYWYKQAAAIGVSASSWGIQNQAYADWIPHIQLCVCYDRLGDYKMSEYHNEQAGSIRPNNPQYLHNKRYLEQVFALQNKKESHDEQE; encoded by the coding sequence ATGGCAACGATAAGTTTATGCATGATCGTTAAAAATGAAGAGGATGTTATCGGCAGATGCCTTGAATCGGTTAAAGATATAGTAGATGAAATCATCATCGTGGATACAGGTTCTACGGATCAGACGAAAAAAATTGTCTCTTCGTTTACGAAAAAAATCTTTGATTTTAAATGGGTGGATGACTTTGCCAAAGCCCGGAATTTTTCTTTCAAAAAAGCTACAAAGGAATATATCCTTTGGCTTGACGCGGACGATATTTTCTTAGAAGAAGATCAGAAGAAACTCAGTCTGTTAAAAAAGAATCTTGACCCGTCTGTTGATTCGGTCTCTATGTTTTATAATTTAACTATGGATGAAAATGGAAAACCTGTTATGAGGCTGAGAAGAAACCGTTTAGTCAAAAGAAGCAGGGGATTTAAATGGATTGGTCCTGTTCATGAGTATTTGGAGGTGGGCGGGCACATTATAACAAGTGATGCCGCTGTTACTCATGCGAGTATTCATCATGATTCTGACCGAAACCTGAGAATCTATGAAAATCGCTTGAAGCAAGGCGAAAAATTTTCACCGAGGGATTTATTTTATTTTGCCAATGAATTAAAAGACCATCAGCAGTATGAAAGGGCCGTTGAATATTACGAAGCATTTCTTTCAGAAGGAAAAGGATGGATTGAAGACAACATTGCAGCATGCGGAAAATTAGCTGACTGCTATCATGAGTTATCGAATCAGGAAAAAATGATTAACAGTGTCCTCCGCTCTTTTCACTATGAATCTCCCAGACCGGAATTCTGCTGCAGGCTGGCTTATACGTTTTTTGAAAAAATGGATTACCACTCAGCGATCTACTGGTATAAACAAGCAGCGGCAATCGGAGTGTCAGCATCATCGTGGGGGATTCAAAATCAGGCTTACGCGGACTGGATCCCGCATATTCAGCTGTGTGTATGCTATGACAGGCTTGGGGATTATAAAATGTCCGAATACCACAATGAGCAGGCAGGTTCGATTCGTCCGAATAATCCACAATATCTTCATAACAAGCGGTATCTTGAGCAGGTTTTCGCTCTTCAGAATAAAAAGGAGAGCCATGATGAGCAAGAATAA